In the Corynebacterium kroppenstedtii genome, one interval contains:
- a CDS encoding sulfite exporter TauE/SafE family protein — protein MEAIIIFLLIGVGAQLVKGSMGMAYGVTSTTLLVFTGVQAATASAIVHLVEVGTTLALGLSHWKMGNVDWKLALSLGAPGAFGAFVGARVLGQASASAARPVTAAILVALGTFIVLRFIGLVTIQAKTVWGPKRLGVLGLLVGGLDATGGGGWGTMTTSTLMAAGKREPRRIVGTVLAAQFLVATAATLGFIPVLSREVEHHAAPALGLFIGGIVTAPFAAWLAGKVNASVLGGAVGVLLVGLNVKVLFDAFGVGHASQWEAVALAAGFGMIAGNWARLYAQSREEKSSSEVFSTHNGAGSRRGSTSRYPESGVHTDVHGAEVITTGTDVTPDRTSSAVSGARCP, from the coding sequence ATGGAAGCAATCATTATTTTTCTCCTGATTGGCGTCGGTGCGCAGCTGGTCAAGGGAAGCATGGGCATGGCTTATGGGGTTACCTCAACAACGCTGCTGGTGTTCACCGGTGTGCAGGCGGCAACGGCGTCGGCAATTGTTCACCTCGTTGAGGTGGGCACCACCCTTGCGCTGGGGCTTAGCCATTGGAAAATGGGAAATGTCGACTGGAAACTGGCCTTATCGCTGGGGGCACCAGGTGCGTTCGGAGCATTTGTTGGCGCACGTGTCCTTGGCCAGGCAAGCGCCTCAGCAGCACGTCCGGTGACCGCCGCGATTCTCGTCGCCTTGGGGACGTTCATCGTTTTGCGATTCATCGGACTCGTCACGATTCAAGCGAAGACAGTGTGGGGACCGAAACGCCTCGGCGTCCTTGGTTTGCTGGTCGGCGGTCTGGATGCCACGGGCGGCGGTGGCTGGGGGACGATGACTACGTCGACGCTGATGGCGGCCGGGAAACGGGAGCCGAGGCGGATAGTTGGTACGGTCCTGGCCGCGCAATTCCTCGTCGCAACTGCGGCGACGCTGGGCTTCATCCCCGTGCTGAGTAGAGAAGTTGAGCACCATGCCGCGCCGGCATTAGGCCTGTTCATCGGCGGGATTGTTACCGCTCCGTTCGCCGCGTGGCTTGCTGGAAAAGTCAATGCGTCGGTTCTCGGCGGTGCGGTCGGTGTGCTGCTTGTCGGGCTGAATGTCAAGGTTTTATTTGATGCTTTCGGCGTTGGCCACGCGTCTCAGTGGGAGGCGGTCGCCTTAGCTGCTGGTTTTGGGATGATTGCAGGCAACTGGGCCCGGCTATACGCCCAATCTCGAGAGGAAAAGTCCAGTTCAGAAGTGTTTTCGACCCATAATGGCGCTGGCTCACGTAGGGGATCTACCTCGCGTTACCCCGAGTCTGGCGTGCACACGGATGTACATGGGGCAGAAGTGATCACGACAGGAACTGATGTCACACCTGATCGGACATCTAGTGCAGTTTCAGGGGCGCGATGTCCTTAA